The following coding sequences lie in one Burkholderia cepacia genomic window:
- a CDS encoding ABC transporter substrate-binding protein: protein MKFHTLATWLVGAALITAGTVAHADRLDDIKKAGVLRVATFDSNPPFGYVDAKNNHIVGLDVDYAKALADKLGVKLQLQPTNPANRIPFLTSGKVDLVLANFTITDERAKQVDFSIPYFSSGQQFLSKKGVLKSADQLNGLRVGADKGTTNEITLREKFPKATIVAYDDTPFAFAALRAGNVQAITQDGPKLIGLLANVPDKQNYEIPAFTISNDYMGVGVPKGETRLLGFVNDTLKGLEANGRATQIYDAWFGPTTKTPLTRIFRIGDKT from the coding sequence ATGAAATTCCACACTCTCGCTACGTGGCTCGTCGGGGCCGCGCTTATTACCGCAGGCACCGTCGCGCATGCGGACCGACTCGACGATATCAAGAAGGCCGGTGTGCTGCGCGTCGCGACGTTCGACAGCAACCCGCCGTTCGGCTATGTCGATGCGAAGAACAACCACATCGTCGGCCTCGACGTCGACTACGCGAAGGCGCTCGCCGACAAGCTCGGCGTGAAGCTGCAACTCCAGCCGACCAACCCCGCGAACCGCATTCCGTTCCTGACCTCCGGCAAGGTCGATCTCGTGCTCGCGAACTTCACGATCACCGACGAGCGTGCGAAGCAGGTCGACTTCAGCATTCCGTATTTCTCGTCGGGCCAGCAGTTTCTCTCGAAGAAGGGCGTGCTGAAATCGGCCGACCAGTTGAACGGCCTGCGCGTCGGCGCGGACAAGGGCACGACCAACGAGATCACGCTGCGCGAGAAATTCCCGAAGGCCACGATCGTCGCGTACGACGACACGCCGTTCGCGTTCGCCGCGCTGCGCGCCGGCAACGTGCAGGCGATCACGCAGGACGGCCCGAAGCTGATCGGCCTGCTCGCCAACGTGCCGGACAAGCAGAACTACGAGATCCCGGCGTTCACGATCTCGAACGACTACATGGGCGTCGGCGTGCCGAAGGGCGAGACGCGCCTGCTCGGCTTCGTCAACGACACGCTGAAGGGCCTCGAGGCGAACGGCCGCGCGACGCAGATCTACGATGCTTGGTTCGGGCCGACGACGAAGACGCCGCTCACGCGTATCTTCCGGATCGGCGACAAGACCTGA
- a CDS encoding alpha/beta hydrolase encodes MSKPAIVLVHGFWGGAAHWAKVIVELARKGHTALHAVEVPLTSLADDAERTRKMVAQLAGPVLLVGHSYGGAVISEAGNLPNVAGLVFIAAFAPDAGESPGGITQEHLPEAAPNLAPDSDGYLWIKPDKFHESFCQDLSSDEALVMAVTQKAPVASTFADTVSTPAWRSKPSWYQISSEDRMIAPENQQRMSARMDARKVITLDASHASLASKPVAVAALIDEAATALAG; translated from the coding sequence ATGAGCAAACCCGCGATCGTGCTCGTGCACGGCTTTTGGGGCGGCGCCGCGCACTGGGCAAAAGTGATCGTCGAACTCGCGCGCAAAGGCCATACAGCGCTGCATGCGGTCGAAGTACCGCTGACGTCGCTCGCCGACGATGCCGAACGCACGCGCAAGATGGTTGCGCAACTGGCCGGCCCCGTGCTGCTGGTCGGCCATTCGTACGGCGGCGCCGTGATCAGCGAGGCTGGCAACCTGCCGAATGTCGCGGGCCTCGTGTTCATCGCCGCGTTCGCGCCGGATGCCGGTGAAAGCCCCGGCGGGATCACGCAGGAACACCTGCCGGAGGCCGCGCCGAATCTCGCGCCCGACAGCGACGGCTATCTGTGGATCAAGCCGGACAAATTCCACGAGAGCTTCTGCCAGGATCTTTCGTCTGACGAAGCACTGGTGATGGCCGTCACGCAGAAGGCGCCGGTGGCGAGCACGTTCGCGGACACCGTCAGCACGCCCGCATGGCGCTCGAAACCGTCGTGGTACCAGATCTCGAGCGAGGACCGGATGATCGCGCCGGAAAATCAGCAACGGATGTCGGCGCGCATGGACGCGCGCAAGGTCATCACGCTCGATGCGAGCCATGCGTCGCTTGCGTCGAAACCGGTGGCCGTTGCCGCGTTGATCGACGAGGCCGCGACGGCGCTCGCCGGGTAA